One Deltaproteobacteria bacterium genomic window carries:
- the pepN gene encoding aminopeptidase N, with amino-acid sequence MKTDTPQTIFLKDYTEPNYWIDNVDLRIELGEDETLVHSTLSLRRNANRPADAALVLDGQDMELRSIAIDGTDLAADDYAVAAETLNINKTPNVFQLSTTVALKPQENTALEGLYKASGIFCTQCEAEGFRKITYYLDRPDVMADFTTTIVGDKKLYPVLLSNGNPVERGDLDGGKHFVKWVDPFKKPAYLFAVVAGDLKHIEDKYTTTSGREVLLQIFVEPENIDKCDHAMLALKQSMKWDEDVFGLEYDLDIYMIVAVNDFNMGAMENKGLNVFNSKYVLARKDTATDTDFDGIQGVIGHEYFHNWSGNRVTCRDWFQLSLKEGLTVFRDQEFSADLNSRAVKRIQDVKLLRTHQFAEDASPMSHPIRPEAFIEINNFYTRTVYEKGAEVVRMYHTLLGAGGFRKGMDLYWERHDGQAVTCDDFVSAMQDANGADLTQFKRWYSQSGTPRLKASMEYDAAGETATLHFEQSCPPTPGQETKEAYVIPVKMGLLGADGADMAVSLEAGGEALAERVIEVRETKQSVTFHGVKEKPVPSLLRGFSAPVILDFAYDDADLAFLLANDSDSFSRWEAGQTLGIRVIMGMIEDLRAGKEPQIPELVVEAFRRLLTTEGLDKALLAESLTLPSEAYLAEKMEVVDVDNIHAARKLLKGHLATSLRAEFETVFNANQEEAEYTFDAESVGRRDLKNTTLSYLMELDDAAITTRCFNQYEAAHNMTDVMAALGNLADTDTEERTNAFAAFYDKWQDDALVTNKWFSLQAMADRETVLDEVKALTKHPAFSMTNPNRLRSLIGVFCMGNRVHFHALDGSGYSFLGDTILALNDINPQVAARLMRILANWRRFDEKRQALIKVQLERIVAHDGLSKDVFEVASKSLA; translated from the coding sequence GTGAAAACCGACACTCCCCAAACGATTTTCCTGAAGGATTACACCGAACCCAATTACTGGATCGATAATGTCGATTTGAGAATTGAGCTTGGAGAAGATGAAACGTTGGTTCATTCCACACTTTCACTTCGTCGCAATGCGAATAGGCCAGCGGATGCAGCTTTGGTTTTAGATGGCCAAGACATGGAGCTTCGCTCTATCGCTATCGACGGCACCGACCTTGCGGCAGACGATTACGCGGTCGCGGCTGAAACCTTGAACATCAACAAGACGCCAAACGTATTTCAGTTGAGCACGACTGTTGCTCTTAAGCCACAGGAGAACACAGCGCTTGAAGGTCTCTATAAGGCCAGCGGTATATTTTGCACTCAGTGTGAAGCAGAAGGCTTTCGTAAGATTACGTATTACCTAGACCGTCCGGATGTGATGGCCGATTTCACCACAACGATTGTTGGCGATAAGAAGCTCTACCCAGTTCTATTGTCCAACGGTAACCCAGTTGAACGGGGCGACCTTGATGGTGGCAAGCATTTCGTCAAGTGGGTCGACCCATTTAAGAAGCCCGCATACCTCTTCGCGGTTGTTGCAGGTGACCTGAAGCACATTGAAGATAAGTACACCACAACCAGCGGTAGAGAAGTGCTCTTACAGATCTTCGTAGAGCCTGAGAACATTGATAAGTGTGACCACGCCATGCTTGCTCTGAAGCAATCTATGAAGTGGGACGAGGATGTATTCGGTTTAGAATATGACCTAGATATCTACATGATTGTTGCTGTGAACGACTTCAACATGGGAGCAATGGAAAACAAGGGACTCAACGTCTTCAACTCGAAGTATGTTTTGGCTCGTAAAGATACGGCCACCGATACTGACTTTGATGGCATCCAAGGCGTCATTGGCCATGAGTATTTCCACAACTGGTCGGGCAACCGCGTAACTTGCCGAGATTGGTTTCAGCTTAGCCTCAAGGAAGGCTTGACGGTATTTCGAGACCAGGAATTCTCTGCAGATCTCAATAGCCGCGCTGTAAAGCGTATTCAGGATGTGAAGTTGCTTCGCACCCATCAGTTTGCGGAAGATGCAAGCCCGATGAGTCACCCGATTCGCCCTGAAGCATTCATCGAAATCAACAACTTCTACACCCGAACGGTTTACGAAAAAGGCGCGGAAGTGGTGCGCATGTACCATACGCTTCTCGGTGCAGGTGGTTTTCGTAAGGGCATGGACCTTTATTGGGAACGCCATGATGGCCAAGCGGTTACCTGTGATGATTTTGTTTCCGCGATGCAAGATGCCAATGGCGCAGACTTAACTCAGTTTAAGCGCTGGTACAGCCAGTCGGGAACGCCACGTTTGAAGGCGTCGATGGAATATGATGCGGCGGGCGAAACAGCCACTCTGCACTTTGAGCAAAGTTGTCCGCCAACGCCTGGTCAGGAAACCAAGGAAGCTTATGTAATTCCTGTGAAGATGGGATTACTTGGCGCAGACGGCGCAGACATGGCCGTGAGCTTGGAAGCAGGCGGCGAAGCTTTGGCCGAGCGTGTGATTGAAGTTCGTGAGACCAAGCAGTCGGTGACCTTTCATGGTGTGAAAGAGAAACCAGTGCCGTCGTTATTGCGTGGGTTTTCTGCTCCCGTAATTCTTGATTTTGCATACGATGACGCAGACCTAGCGTTCTTGCTCGCCAATGACTCGGATTCTTTCAGTCGCTGGGAAGCAGGCCAAACACTCGGCATTCGCGTAATCATGGGCATGATTGAAGATCTACGTGCTGGTAAAGAGCCCCAAATCCCTGAATTGGTAGTCGAAGCTTTCCGTAGACTTCTTACGACAGAGGGGCTTGATAAGGCGCTGCTGGCAGAGTCATTGACGTTGCCGTCGGAAGCTTATCTCGCAGAGAAAATGGAAGTCGTGGATGTGGATAATATCCATGCTGCTCGTAAGTTACTCAAGGGACACCTTGCAACTTCGTTGCGCGCTGAGTTCGAGACCGTCTTTAACGCCAACCAGGAAGAAGCTGAGTATACTTTCGATGCGGAAAGTGTCGGCCGTCGTGATTTAAAGAACACAACATTAAGCTATTTGATGGAGCTTGATGATGCTGCAATCACCACGCGCTGTTTCAATCAGTATGAGGCAGCTCATAATATGACTGACGTGATGGCTGCTCTTGGTAATCTTGCAGACACGGATACTGAAGAGCGAACAAATGCTTTTGCTGCATTTTATGACAAGTGGCAAGACGATGCGCTCGTGACCAATAAGTGGTTTTCACTGCAGGCGATGGCTGACCGTGAAACAGTGCTTGATGAAGTCAAAGCACTCACAAAGCATCCAGCATTCAGCATGACCAACCCGAACCGTTTACGGTCTTTGATTGGTGTGTTTTGTATGGGTAACCGAGTCCACTTCCATGCATTGGACGGATCGGGCTATAGCTTCTTGGGTGATACGATTTTAGCGCTCAATGACATCAACCCACAGGTTGCGGCTCGTTTGATGAGAATCTTGGCCAATTGGCGACGTTTCGATGAGAAGCGCCAAGCATTGATTAAGGTGCAGCTAGAGCGAATTGTTGCTCACGATGGATTGTCTAAGGATGTATTCGAGGTTGCCTCGAAGAGCCTTGCGTAA
- a CDS encoding alpha/beta fold hydrolase, which translates to MKLHAEVLGSGPPLLIFHGLFGSGTNWRTLAKHVFAKDYETHLVDQRNHGDSPHDDEFNYQVMGKDILDYIEYTKLNNPVALGHSMGGKALMQAAVTQPDVFKKIIIADIAPRAYGGSLRPIIQALESLDLSAPNRGELDNALAKALPTASLRAFLLKNAKRLPEGGFQWRVHLKAISESYDNINETLEVNQPFTGPTLFVRGEKSDYIRDEDLSTIRTHFPSANLVTIPGAGHWVHYEAPKPFAAEVSAFLQS; encoded by the coding sequence ATGAAACTCCACGCCGAAGTTCTTGGAAGCGGACCACCGCTGCTTATCTTTCATGGTCTATTTGGTTCAGGAACCAATTGGCGCACGCTGGCTAAACACGTGTTTGCCAAAGATTATGAAACGCATCTCGTCGACCAGCGCAACCATGGCGACTCTCCTCACGACGATGAATTCAATTACCAGGTGATGGGCAAGGACATACTCGATTATATTGAGTATACGAAACTCAATAACCCAGTTGCCCTCGGGCATTCCATGGGCGGTAAAGCTTTAATGCAAGCCGCCGTTACACAACCCGATGTCTTTAAAAAAATCATCATCGCAGACATCGCACCTCGCGCCTACGGCGGTAGCTTGAGACCCATTATCCAGGCTTTAGAGTCTTTGGATCTCAGTGCACCAAATCGCGGCGAGCTCGATAATGCATTGGCTAAGGCTCTGCCCACCGCTTCGCTGCGAGCTTTTCTGCTCAAAAATGCTAAGAGGCTTCCAGAGGGCGGCTTTCAATGGCGGGTCCATCTCAAGGCCATTTCTGAGAGCTACGACAATATTAATGAAACGCTTGAGGTCAATCAGCCTTTTACCGGACCCACTCTTTTCGTAAGAGGCGAGAAATCCGACTACATTCGTGATGAGGACCTAAGCACGATTCGCACCCATTTCCCGAGCGCAAACCTAGTGACCATACCTGGCGCCGGACATTGGGTGCATTATGAGGCACCTAAACCGTTTGCCGCTGAAGTATCAGCGTTCCTTCAATCCTGA
- a CDS encoding M1 family metallopeptidase, with protein MNSVFIRFVALSLCIFQGSVVFAAGRSIAEDKFRQLEEILPTPDEARRASGAPGAEYWQQRADYNIRATLDDVNQRLMGEADITYTNKSPDTLKYLWVQLDQNIFEHDSTSSLTQTAPGFEEFSYKRLDYYLARETYDGGYKIQKVLDDDGDALKFTIVDTMMRIDLPRPLRPGRSIEFSIAWDYNINNAKVIWGRTGYEYFEKDKNYIYEIAHWYPRMAAYTDVNGWHHKQFVGRGEFTLEFGDFDVSITVPGDHIVAATGELANASSVLTRAQRKRLDEARRADSPVYIVTPEEAAAAEKEPAKKAKTWRFKAKNVRDFAFASSRKFIWDAMGYNQNGNIIMGMSFYPNEAEPLWSKYSTQAVLHTIDSYSRMTFDYPYPTAISVNGPVGGMEYPMICFNGPRPMEDGTYFDIPREAGEWRHSKYGLIGVIIHEVGHFYFPMIVNSDERQWTWMDEGINTFVQTIAERSWEENYPRKKALPRNMINYMKSDYQVPIMTNSESLLRFGANAYGKPAAALTVLRDTVMGRELFDFAFKEYANRWKFKRPMPADFFRTMEDASGMDLDWFWRGWFYSTDHTDISIGDVTLYELDTANPKIEKPKAKARKLRDNPATIYAGIEKGQKTRLDQYPELADFYNSYDEFAVTWQDEKAYKDKLEKLDPHERDLLKSQRNYYVVDFHNHGGLVMPLVVEIEYENGKKAIHRIPAEIWRRDSKKVSKLFVTQDKIKSLSLDPLQETADADLTNNHWPPRVIPKTFKLKKTKPGKNSMQKAKEKPEEEKKKEDTKAEPKEEPAQSNTPATEAAG; from the coding sequence ATGAACTCTGTTTTTATACGATTCGTTGCCCTGAGCCTTTGTATCTTTCAAGGCTCGGTGGTGTTCGCCGCAGGCCGCTCCATCGCCGAAGATAAGTTTAGGCAGCTCGAAGAAATCCTCCCAACACCCGATGAAGCCCGCCGAGCATCGGGCGCGCCGGGTGCGGAATATTGGCAACAACGGGCCGACTACAACATCCGCGCCACACTCGACGACGTCAATCAACGACTCATGGGCGAGGCAGATATTACTTACACCAACAAGAGTCCCGATACGCTCAAGTATCTTTGGGTCCAGCTTGACCAAAACATCTTCGAGCACGACTCAACAAGCTCCCTCACCCAAACCGCTCCTGGGTTTGAAGAGTTCTCCTACAAACGCCTCGATTACTACCTTGCCCGAGAAACTTACGACGGCGGTTATAAAATTCAAAAGGTTCTCGACGATGACGGCGATGCGCTGAAGTTTACGATTGTTGATACAATGATGCGTATCGATTTGCCGCGCCCGCTTCGCCCTGGCCGCTCCATCGAGTTCTCCATCGCTTGGGATTACAATATCAACAACGCCAAAGTCATTTGGGGACGCACCGGCTATGAATATTTCGAAAAAGACAAAAACTATATCTACGAAATCGCTCATTGGTATCCGCGTATGGCGGCCTATACCGACGTCAACGGCTGGCACCATAAGCAGTTTGTAGGACGCGGAGAGTTCACCCTGGAATTTGGAGACTTCGATGTCTCGATTACGGTTCCAGGGGACCACATCGTTGCAGCTACCGGTGAGCTCGCCAACGCAAGTTCAGTACTAACCAGAGCGCAGCGTAAACGCTTAGACGAGGCACGCCGTGCCGATTCTCCCGTGTATATCGTGACCCCCGAAGAAGCAGCGGCTGCCGAGAAGGAGCCAGCAAAGAAGGCAAAAACTTGGCGTTTCAAGGCAAAGAACGTTCGCGACTTTGCTTTCGCCTCATCGCGGAAATTTATTTGGGATGCCATGGGCTACAACCAAAATGGCAATATCATTATGGGCATGTCTTTTTACCCGAATGAAGCCGAGCCTCTTTGGAGTAAATATTCAACCCAGGCAGTACTGCATACCATCGACTCGTATTCACGCATGACCTTCGACTATCCCTACCCCACAGCTATTTCGGTGAATGGTCCGGTTGGCGGCATGGAATATCCAATGATTTGCTTCAACGGTCCGCGCCCTATGGAAGATGGAACCTATTTCGATATCCCGCGTGAAGCTGGCGAGTGGAGACACTCCAAGTATGGGCTCATCGGCGTCATCATCCACGAGGTGGGCCATTTCTACTTTCCGATGATTGTGAATTCAGACGAACGCCAATGGACTTGGATGGATGAAGGTATCAACACATTCGTGCAAACAATCGCAGAGCGTTCCTGGGAAGAAAACTATCCGCGTAAAAAAGCTCTGCCTCGCAACATGATTAATTACATGAAGAGCGACTACCAAGTTCCCATCATGACCAACTCGGAATCCCTCCTACGATTTGGCGCAAATGCTTATGGTAAACCGGCAGCAGCCCTAACCGTGCTTCGGGACACCGTCATGGGCCGAGAGCTTTTCGACTTTGCATTTAAGGAATATGCCAATCGCTGGAAATTCAAGCGTCCGATGCCCGCTGATTTCTTTCGCACCATGGAAGATGCCTCAGGCATGGATTTAGACTGGTTTTGGCGCGGTTGGTTCTACAGCACTGATCATACCGACATCTCCATTGGTGATGTGACACTCTATGAACTCGATACAGCCAATCCAAAAATTGAAAAGCCAAAAGCCAAAGCACGCAAGCTCCGCGACAATCCAGCCACCATCTACGCTGGTATCGAAAAAGGCCAAAAAACGCGTCTCGACCAATACCCCGAGCTCGCCGACTTTTATAATAGCTACGATGAGTTCGCGGTAACTTGGCAAGACGAGAAAGCTTACAAAGACAAGCTCGAGAAGCTGGACCCACACGAGCGTGATCTCCTCAAGAGTCAGCGAAATTATTATGTGGTAGACTTCCACAACCATGGCGGCCTGGTGATGCCACTGGTTGTAGAAATCGAATACGAGAACGGTAAGAAGGCAATCCATCGCATCCCGGCCGAAATCTGGCGGCGTGACTCCAAGAAAGTCTCCAAGCTTTTCGTCACTCAAGATAAGATTAAAAGTCTGTCGCTGGATCCTCTACAAGAAACCGCAGATGCCGACCTGACCAACAACCATTGGCCGCCGCGTGTGATTCCGAAGACCTTCAAGCTCAAGAAGACCAAGCCGGGTAAAAACTCAATGCAGAAAGCAAAAGAGAAGCCCGAAGAAGAGAAAAAGAAGGAAGACACCAAAGCGGAGCCAAAAGAAGAGCCGGCCCAAAGCAATACCCCAGCCACTGAAGCGGCCGGTTAA